The [Clostridium] colinum genome includes the window TTCCAGAAAAATATTCAAACTATATTGAGGTGTTTGGTGGTGCTGGTTGGGTATTATTTCACAAAGAAAAAGGTGGAAAGGAAATATATAATGACTTAAATAGTGAGCTTGTAAATTTATTTAAGGTAGTTAAATACCATCCAGAAGAATTTATAAAAGAGTGTGAATTTTTATGTAATTCTAAAGAGCTATTAGATGAGTATAAAGAAAATTATACAAGAAAAAACTTAACAGATATTCAAAGAGCTTCTAATTTTTATATGTTAATTAAATATAGTTATGGTAGTGATTTAAAAACTTATGGCTCTAGAACAACAGATAAATTAAATTCTCTTAATTATATAAGAAAAATAAATGAAAGGTTATCAAAAGTTGTAATAGAAAATTTAGACTTTGAAAGATGTATTAAAAAGTATGACAAAGAAGAAACTTTATTTTATTTAGACCCACCATATTTTAATACAGAAGCCTATTATAAAAATGTAGACTTTAAAACAGAAGACCATAAAAGGCTT containing:
- a CDS encoding DNA adenine methylase; translation: MKSFISWIGGKNNLKKEIVSRFPEKYSNYIEVFGGAGWVLFHKEKGGKEIYNDLNSELVNLFKVVKYHPEEFIKECEFLCNSKELLDEYKENYTRKNLTDIQRASNFYMLIKYSYGSDLKTYGSRTTDKLNSLNYIRKINERLSKVVIENLDFERCIKKYDKEETLFYLDPPYFNTEAYYKNVDFKTEDHKRLRDVLKNIKGKFLLSYNDCEEIRELYKDFNIEEIERHNNLMARYKNKDKNYRELIIKNY